In a genomic window of Streptomyces noursei ATCC 11455:
- a CDS encoding ABC transporter permease — protein sequence MSTETTPGGAYIHNIGYRHYDGPRLGRAYARRSLFSQSLRGAYGLGRSAKSKVLPMLLFAVMCMPAGIMVAVTMFTKASSLPIGYTRYAIYLQAVIGLYLASQAPQSVSRDLRFKTIPLYFSRPIERVDYVVAKFAAMASALFILTAAPLVILYVGALLGKLDFVDQTKGFGQGLVCVALLSVLFAGIGLVVSALTPRRGFGVAAVIAVLTIPYGAVSAIQGIASLQGSESAVGWLGLFSPITLVDGVQATFLGGTSSFPNGLAPTTGAGFVYLLVSLLVIAGCYGLLMRRYRKAGL from the coding sequence ATGAGTACGGAAACGACGCCGGGTGGCGCTTACATCCACAACATCGGCTACCGCCACTACGACGGCCCTCGGTTGGGCCGCGCCTACGCCCGGCGGTCGCTGTTCTCGCAGAGCCTGCGCGGCGCGTACGGCCTCGGGCGGTCGGCGAAGAGCAAGGTGCTGCCGATGCTGCTCTTCGCGGTGATGTGCATGCCCGCCGGGATCATGGTCGCGGTGACGATGTTCACCAAGGCCAGCAGCCTCCCGATCGGCTACACCCGGTACGCCATCTACCTCCAGGCCGTCATCGGCCTGTACCTGGCGTCCCAGGCCCCGCAGTCCGTCTCCCGCGACCTGCGTTTCAAGACCATCCCGCTGTATTTCTCCCGGCCGATCGAGCGGGTCGACTACGTCGTGGCGAAGTTCGCGGCGATGGCGAGCGCGCTGTTCATCCTGACCGCCGCCCCGCTGGTGATCCTCTATGTGGGGGCGCTGCTGGGGAAGTTGGACTTCGTCGACCAGACCAAGGGGTTCGGGCAGGGACTGGTCTGTGTCGCGCTGCTCTCGGTGCTGTTCGCCGGGATAGGACTGGTCGTCTCGGCGCTCACCCCGCGTCGCGGCTTCGGGGTCGCCGCCGTGATCGCCGTGCTGACCATTCCGTACGGCGCGGTCAGTGCCATCCAGGGCATCGCCAGCCTCCAGGGCAGCGAATCGGCCGTCGGTTGGCTGGGGCTGTTCTCGCCCATCACCCTCGTCGACGGGGTGCAGGCCACGTTCCTGGGCGGCACCAGTTCCTTCCCCAACGGGCTGGCGCCCACCACCGGCGCCGGATTCGTCTACCTCCTCGTCTCGCTGCTCGTCATCGCCGGCTGCTACGGCCTGCTGATGCGCCGCTACCGGAAGGCCGGGCTGTGA